A genomic stretch from Pectobacterium carotovorum includes:
- a CDS encoding DUF6138 family protein — protein MTDKHSNEAGALPQHDLPMRDESLTAINKWFDTQEQRAGLDEIISRTTLQVGIHDDLILDYAPGRTSISSEAKPDADGLSPGSRKGALSVAQIQESIVPVLAQAIAQRVEKLADTALIDYRFCFRAVFPATEGRLLITLFTFINEVKKQRLLNAIHDYIDRYLTHGTAPTEKLQTFFLVRHLFDAHLFPAMDIDNVITLLELIQQRNAGSAELSEHRRTITRELKAWVDQHFLLRYCDVSKPEYFFEPDKYTLKPGIALELQGSQTLHPLELVLYAAVMILRYEPSYSKSQALEYLDIAKQLGYPRAVSMMEEGSGTFEHALINLKNEEVECVANDVFATITVRIRKESAEAYEQALRFITRLLTLGFPKSYKIVLKSSVRQYLPIKGLAKSDTHRFFANALQYASNYPLLEDYARAAIEQFEWYADSEGEKCIMPGSYAVFGLGLTDAGYFPLVKAYMESVDDEHQSVQDAFIRAFFDKHSVTAQNVATLVACLSHATESLKLNMLPALEDDALFEQLVEEVRMREPAVIEHILYLIWGNTKKLAALVKKSEAKRGALLTSLIQASA, from the coding sequence ATGACGGACAAGCATTCAAACGAAGCCGGGGCATTACCACAACACGACCTGCCGATGCGGGATGAATCGCTTACGGCAATCAACAAATGGTTTGATACGCAGGAGCAAAGGGCGGGGCTCGATGAGATTATATCGCGAACAACATTGCAGGTCGGCATCCATGACGATCTGATACTGGATTATGCACCGGGGCGTACATCGATATCCTCTGAAGCGAAGCCGGATGCCGATGGGCTGTCGCCCGGCAGTCGCAAAGGTGCGCTGAGTGTGGCGCAGATACAGGAAAGTATCGTTCCTGTGCTGGCGCAGGCTATCGCGCAGCGTGTTGAGAAATTGGCAGATACGGCGCTGATTGACTACCGGTTTTGTTTTCGGGCTGTATTTCCGGCAACGGAAGGTCGCTTGCTGATTACGCTGTTTACATTCATCAATGAGGTGAAAAAACAGCGGCTACTTAACGCTATTCACGACTATATCGATCGCTATCTTACCCACGGCACCGCGCCAACAGAGAAGTTACAAACTTTCTTTCTGGTTCGTCACCTGTTCGATGCACATCTCTTTCCTGCGATGGATATCGACAACGTCATCACTCTGCTTGAGCTGATTCAGCAGCGAAACGCAGGAAGTGCGGAATTGTCTGAGCATCGACGCACCATTACCCGTGAGTTAAAAGCGTGGGTGGATCAGCACTTTTTGTTGCGCTATTGCGACGTGTCCAAACCCGAGTATTTTTTTGAACCAGATAAGTATACTCTCAAGCCCGGTATCGCACTGGAGTTACAGGGTTCACAAACGCTTCATCCCCTTGAATTAGTGCTCTATGCGGCCGTTATGATTCTGCGCTATGAACCTTCTTATAGTAAGTCCCAGGCTCTGGAATATCTGGATATCGCGAAGCAGTTGGGTTATCCGCGTGCGGTAAGCATGATGGAAGAGGGAAGCGGCACGTTTGAGCACGCGCTGATTAACCTGAAGAATGAAGAAGTAGAATGCGTGGCGAATGATGTGTTTGCGACCATCACCGTTCGTATTCGCAAGGAAAGTGCCGAAGCGTATGAGCAGGCACTGCGCTTCATTACGCGCTTACTGACGCTCGGCTTCCCAAAGAGCTACAAGATCGTCCTGAAATCGTCGGTGCGACAGTACCTTCCCATCAAGGGGCTGGCAAAATCGGATACCCATCGTTTTTTTGCTAACGCGTTGCAGTATGCATCGAACTATCCACTGCTTGAGGATTATGCTCGTGCAGCGATCGAGCAATTTGAATGGTATGCCGATTCGGAAGGTGAGAAGTGCATCATGCCGGGAAGCTATGCCGTATTTGGGCTGGGTCTGACCGATGCAGGGTATTTCCCTCTCGTAAAAGCGTATATGGAAAGCGTGGATGATGAGCATCAATCGGTACAAGATGCGTTCATTCGGGCGTTTTTCGATAAGCATAGCGTGACGGCGCAGAACGTGGCGACGCTGGTTGCCTGTTTGAGCCATGCGACAGAAAGCCTAAAGTTGAATATGTTGCCTGCGTTAGAGGATGACGCGCTGTTCGAACAACTGGTCGAAGAAGTGCGGATGCGGGAACCCGCCGTGATAGAACACATCTTGTATCTCATCTGGGGCAATACCAAGAAACTCGCCGCACTGGTGAAGAAATCAGAAGCGAAGCGCGGCGCGTTGTTGACGTCACTCATTCAGGCTTCGGCCTAA
- a CDS encoding LysE family translocator: protein MNELIAVATITILAVISPGPDFAMVTRNSYAFGSRAGLLSAFGIACGVQIHVMYTVFGIAVFIVSSPMIFMVMKILGASYLIYLGYKSLTNKTKITLEEASGHAPSSFAAFCMGFLTNALNPKTMLFVVATYTQVVQPGSPISHNVGYGLFMSVAHWVWFSIVALFFAAPAMRRRLLDRQRLVDKGIGVALIALGASLALTKMTL, encoded by the coding sequence ATGAATGAGTTAATTGCCGTCGCGACGATCACCATTTTGGCGGTGATCAGTCCAGGGCCTGATTTTGCCATGGTGACCCGCAATAGCTATGCCTTTGGCTCGCGCGCCGGATTACTCAGCGCGTTTGGCATTGCCTGCGGCGTCCAGATCCATGTGATGTATACCGTTTTTGGCATTGCGGTATTCATTGTCAGCTCCCCGATGATATTTATGGTGATGAAGATTCTGGGGGCGTCGTATCTGATTTATCTGGGATATAAGTCGTTAACCAATAAGACAAAAATAACATTGGAAGAGGCATCCGGTCATGCACCGTCATCGTTTGCCGCGTTTTGCATGGGTTTTCTCACCAATGCGCTTAACCCGAAAACCATGCTGTTTGTCGTCGCCACCTATACTCAGGTTGTGCAGCCTGGTAGCCCAATAAGCCATAACGTTGGCTACGGGTTATTCATGTCGGTGGCGCACTGGGTCTGGTTCAGTATTGTTGCGCTGTTTTTTGCCGCCCCGGCTATGCGTCGTCGGCTGCTCGACAGGCAACGTCTGGTCGACAAAGGTATCGGCGTTGCGCTGATTGCGTTAGGCGCTTCGCTGGCGTTGACCAAAATGACCCTCTGA
- a CDS encoding ABC transporter permease, giving the protein MRQHWTSKLLPAVGPILLFLFWQLAVSAKWLNPILLPSPVDTLSYMFQSFADASMRTDIGATLYRTLAAFGFAALIGVPLGVILGSNEKIYRSLEFLIDFFRSTPSSALIPLFLLIFGITDANKIAISAFAAVLVILFNSAYGVMNAKKTRLMAAQVMGISRWHIFKDIMLLESLAQTFVGLRTGVSMALVIVIVAEMFIGSETGLGHRIIDAQQVFNIRDMYASILITGALGYLLNVLFLLAEKRIVHWSGKA; this is encoded by the coding sequence ATGCGCCAGCACTGGACGTCTAAATTATTACCCGCTGTCGGCCCGATTCTGCTGTTTCTCTTTTGGCAGTTGGCGGTCAGCGCGAAATGGCTGAACCCCATTTTATTACCGTCGCCGGTCGACACGTTGAGCTATATGTTCCAGTCCTTCGCGGATGCCAGCATGCGTACGGATATCGGCGCGACGCTGTACCGTACGCTCGCCGCATTTGGTTTTGCCGCACTGATTGGCGTGCCGCTCGGCGTTATTCTGGGCAGCAATGAAAAGATCTACCGCAGCCTGGAGTTTCTGATCGACTTCTTCCGCTCTACGCCGTCGTCAGCGCTGATCCCGCTATTTTTGCTGATTTTCGGCATAACCGACGCGAATAAAATTGCTATTTCGGCCTTTGCGGCCGTGCTGGTGATTCTGTTCAACAGCGCCTACGGCGTGATGAATGCCAAGAAAACCCGTCTGATGGCGGCACAGGTCATGGGGATCTCCCGCTGGCATATTTTTAAAGACATCATGCTGCTGGAAAGCCTGGCGCAAACCTTTGTCGGCCTGCGTACCGGTGTGTCGATGGCGTTGGTCATTGTGATTGTCGCAGAGATGTTTATTGGCTCGGAAACGGGACTGGGGCACCGCATTATCGATGCGCAGCAGGTGTTCAATATTCGGGATATGTACGCCTCTATTCTGATTACGGGGGCACTGGGATATCTGCTTAACGTCCTGTTTTTATTGGCAGAAAAACGAATTGTTCACTGGAGTGGCAAAGCATGA
- a CDS encoding D-2-hydroxyacid dehydrogenase, with protein sequence MTAILLLDSRADEIGSVLNHSAPELELVLSNGTAEQAAGCPIWLGEPDTAAALLAQGAKPTWLQSTWAGFKPLLADGLPRDYRLSRAVGVFGQPIAEYVIAYMLRHELRLGERQASQEERRWDHRLPGSLADKNVLIVGAGEIGCEVAGFLRPFGVELYGIVSTPRQRPDFKQIMSLAELPAAVPKADYVINLLPDTSATIDIYDTRLFAAMKPSALFINVGRGSAVVDDDLQAALRDGQIAGAVLDVFRQEPLPYSHPFWNTPNLTLTAHIAGPMVPGLMGRLFLENLARFHADNTLRGEVDFNREY encoded by the coding sequence ATGACCGCTATTCTGCTGCTGGACTCGCGTGCCGATGAGATCGGCTCTGTCTTAAATCATAGTGCGCCAGAGCTTGAGCTGGTGCTCTCAAATGGTACGGCGGAGCAGGCGGCGGGCTGTCCGATTTGGCTGGGCGAACCTGATACCGCAGCGGCACTGCTGGCTCAGGGAGCGAAACCGACGTGGCTACAGTCGACCTGGGCGGGGTTCAAGCCGCTGCTGGCCGATGGGTTACCGCGTGATTACCGTCTGAGTCGCGCCGTTGGCGTGTTTGGGCAGCCGATAGCCGAATATGTGATTGCCTATATGCTCAGGCATGAGCTGCGCCTGGGGGAACGGCAAGCCAGTCAGGAAGAGCGGCGCTGGGATCACCGTTTACCGGGATCGCTGGCGGATAAGAACGTGCTGATTGTCGGCGCGGGAGAGATCGGCTGCGAGGTTGCTGGCTTTCTACGGCCTTTTGGCGTTGAGCTATACGGCATCGTCAGTACGCCAAGGCAGCGGCCTGATTTTAAACAGATCATGAGCTTAGCGGAGCTACCTGCCGCAGTACCGAAGGCCGATTATGTCATCAACCTCCTTCCCGATACCTCGGCAACCATCGATATCTATGATACCCGTCTGTTTGCAGCCATGAAGCCTTCGGCGCTGTTCATTAATGTCGGGCGCGGTAGCGCCGTGGTGGATGATGATTTACAGGCGGCGCTGCGTGATGGACAGATTGCGGGAGCGGTGCTGGATGTATTCAGGCAAGAGCCGCTACCGTACAGCCATCCGTTCTGGAACACGCCAAACCTGACGTTGACGGCGCACATTGCCGGGCCGATGGTGCCGGGGCTGATGGGGCGATTATTTCTGGAGAATCTCGCTCGCTTTCATGCCGATAATACGCTGCGTGGCGAGGTAGATTTTAATCGAGAATATTGA
- a CDS encoding NAD(P)-dependent alcohol dehydrogenase — MLVHAYGAHAGDKPLEPLQIVRRAPGAHDVQIEIAYCGICHSDLHQVRAEWAGTQFPCVPGHEIVGRVSAVGAHVSAFKAGDLVGIGCIVDSCRHCEECDDGLENYCDGMVGTYNGPTADEPGWTLGGYSQQIVVHERYVLRVRHSEAELAAVAPLLCAGITTYSPLRHWNAGPGKKVGVVGIGGLGHMGIKLAHAMGAYVVAFTTSESKREDAKALGANEVVVSRNAEEMAAHAGSFDLILNTVAAPHDLDAFLVLLKRDGALTLVGAPASPHPSPNVFNLIMKRRTVAGSMIGGIPETQEMLDFCAEHGIVSDIELIRADEINEAYERMLKGDVKYRFVIDNATLNA, encoded by the coding sequence ATGCTTGTACATGCGTATGGGGCCCATGCGGGCGATAAACCTCTCGAACCGTTGCAGATCGTCCGCCGTGCGCCGGGAGCTCACGATGTCCAGATTGAGATTGCATATTGTGGCATTTGCCACTCGGACCTGCATCAGGTGCGTGCTGAATGGGCAGGAACACAGTTTCCCTGCGTGCCCGGCCATGAAATCGTCGGGCGGGTATCGGCGGTAGGTGCCCACGTCTCCGCCTTTAAGGCGGGCGATCTGGTGGGTATCGGCTGCATCGTGGACAGCTGTCGACACTGTGAAGAATGCGATGATGGTTTAGAAAACTACTGTGATGGCATGGTCGGCACCTATAACGGCCCGACGGCGGATGAGCCCGGCTGGACGCTCGGCGGTTACTCTCAGCAGATCGTCGTGCATGAACGCTATGTGCTGCGCGTCCGTCACTCTGAGGCGGAGCTGGCTGCTGTCGCGCCGCTGCTGTGCGCGGGGATTACGACTTATTCGCCGCTGCGCCACTGGAATGCCGGGCCGGGTAAGAAGGTCGGCGTCGTCGGTATCGGCGGGCTTGGCCACATGGGGATCAAACTGGCGCATGCCATGGGGGCCTATGTTGTGGCGTTCACCACGTCTGAATCCAAACGTGAAGATGCTAAGGCGCTAGGCGCCAATGAGGTCGTGGTGTCTCGTAACGCGGAAGAAATGGCGGCACACGCGGGCAGCTTCGATTTAATCCTGAATACCGTTGCCGCGCCGCACGATCTGGATGCGTTTCTGGTTCTGCTGAAGCGTGATGGCGCGCTAACGCTGGTCGGTGCGCCAGCATCGCCGCATCCTTCTCCTAACGTGTTCAACCTGATCATGAAACGCCGCACGGTGGCGGGATCGATGATTGGCGGCATTCCTGAAACGCAGGAAATGCTGGATTTCTGTGCCGAGCACGGGATTGTTTCTGATATTGAGCTTATCCGCGCCGACGAAATCAATGAGGCCTACGAGCGGATGCTCAAAGGCGATGTGAAATACCGCTTCGTCATTGATAACGCCACGCTGAACGCTTAA
- a CDS encoding ABC transporter ATP-binding protein, whose product MMTPHTAQVEKPDTALPPYPAPNTHVTIRGLNKSFAGQPLYTDLNLDLPRGKIVSIFGPNGCGKSTLMNMIAGLIPVDSGDILFDGKTLAETRIGYVFQNYRDALFPWMSAWKNIAYPLVRSGMRQQDVQARMDELIAMFDIRFDLQRYPYELSGGQQQTVCIMRALATGPEVMFLDEPFSALDFEMTLFIRDKLQEVQLATGVTMVIVSHDLEDAVFLADEILLLTRRPTTVSEIVPFDLARPRGAEAMSDPEFIRVKAHTLAVFKREMAA is encoded by the coding sequence ATGATGACACCTCATACCGCGCAAGTGGAAAAACCGGATACCGCGCTGCCGCCTTATCCGGCACCGAACACTCACGTTACCATTCGTGGCTTGAATAAGTCGTTTGCAGGTCAGCCGCTCTATACCGATCTGAATCTGGATTTGCCGCGCGGCAAGATCGTGTCGATTTTCGGGCCGAACGGCTGTGGTAAATCGACGCTAATGAACATGATTGCCGGGCTGATTCCCGTTGATAGCGGCGATATCCTGTTTGATGGTAAAACGCTGGCGGAAACCAGAATTGGCTATGTGTTTCAAAACTATCGTGATGCGCTTTTTCCCTGGATGAGCGCCTGGAAGAACATTGCCTATCCGCTGGTGCGCAGCGGCATGCGGCAGCAAGACGTTCAGGCACGAATGGATGAGCTGATCGCGATGTTTGATATTCGTTTCGATCTTCAGCGTTATCCGTATGAGCTTTCAGGCGGGCAGCAGCAGACGGTCTGTATCATGCGGGCGCTGGCGACGGGGCCTGAGGTGATGTTTCTCGATGAGCCGTTCTCCGCGCTGGATTTTGAGATGACGCTGTTTATCCGCGACAAGCTGCAAGAGGTTCAACTGGCGACTGGCGTGACGATGGTCATCGTGTCACATGATTTGGAGGATGCGGTGTTTCTGGCGGATGAAATCCTGTTGCTGACGCGTCGACCCACGACAGTGTCGGAGATTGTTCCGTTTGATTTAGCGCGTCCACGCGGTGCGGAGGCGATGAGCGATCCTGAGTTTATTCGCGTCAAGGCGCACACGCTGGCGGTGTTCAAACGCGAAATGGCCGCATAA
- a CDS encoding LemA family protein, protein MEIYLGLALVGLVVIWAIFTYNRLISLRRFKDEAWSGIAVQLKRRHDLAPNLLTLVKRYAQHEKDLLEALSRQRTRQTGSTRQIAQNEREYSGTLGRFFALAEAYPDLKANQNFLALQQSLSEIEEQLQMSRRYFNATVRDLNIQVESFPSLLIANLFQFKTEAFFELENPAEGDVPRME, encoded by the coding sequence ATGGAAATTTATCTTGGTTTAGCTCTGGTTGGTCTGGTGGTTATCTGGGCGATTTTTACCTACAACCGATTGATATCTCTGCGACGTTTTAAAGATGAAGCCTGGAGCGGCATTGCGGTGCAGCTAAAGCGCCGGCACGATCTGGCTCCCAATCTTCTGACGTTGGTCAAGCGTTACGCGCAGCACGAAAAAGATCTGCTGGAAGCCCTTTCCCGTCAGCGCACCCGCCAGACTGGCAGCACGCGGCAAATTGCTCAGAATGAACGGGAATACTCAGGAACGCTGGGGCGCTTTTTTGCGCTGGCGGAGGCTTATCCTGACCTGAAAGCTAACCAAAACTTCCTCGCCTTGCAGCAATCGCTCTCTGAAATTGAAGAGCAGCTTCAGATGTCGCGCCGTTATTTCAATGCCACGGTGCGGGATTTGAATATTCAGGTGGAATCCTTCCCCAGCCTGTTAATCGCCAACCTGTTCCAGTTTAAAACCGAAGCGTTCTTTGAACTGGAGAATCCCGCAGAGGGTGATGTTCCACGGATGGAGTGA
- a CDS encoding DUF2207 domain-containing protein, whose amino-acid sequence MARWVDALRRCGWLVLLAWSVLVQANALDNTFIPGVSIAPGANVDDRLADERILLFDSQARFQTDGTMLVDETIQVQSTGEQIKRGIFRTLPLVWYRQDGSTFRLAYQITQVLRDGEPESYSIDQAGEQIKVLIGRADRQLQPGVYRYRIQYQVSNHFSRFPNWDELYWNVTGNGWNYPINQVRFRLNLPEQAAFLSASGKDTRLQSIDVYTGPVGRKGDNARILADGSIETLAPLHSGEGVTVAYTWPRSILASAPAPQEDSLLGNWLSPALKSGILWFPPFLIVAYYLFWWSKHITPLGLTKPAVMPLYSVPNGIYPGYVRYLCQRTYDNVAFSSDVLDLVARRAIALTKVIHKPRKSRSGMTQRREEQWLTRLPESESMTLTPEDKQLLSTLFPGKTKKLDITETSMRSVPMQKARKAQEAHYEKMHPTLFLSIAGAVRAGLALSLLVPVLYGFFFNLWTAISTVIGMPFLLFSMMLCLQLIKYARFSAQLKNSEKSKASLFLVVAGFLFTLPFGLGLFRLLTSSQLPTDYQGALLVSLLLCLGFFCIVPRHTQKGLNGLAIAKGMTLYLRAAEERRYETLYPPDERVTHFERMLPYALALGVGETWANTFAQYLKSHQMVSDVFSSTQWDGISQFNSACSASSRTVVNSGSGGGGGSSSGSGSSGGGSSGGGSGGGGGGGW is encoded by the coding sequence ATGGCAAGGTGGGTGGATGCGCTGCGCCGTTGCGGCTGGCTGGTTTTACTCGCATGGAGTGTTTTAGTTCAGGCGAACGCGCTGGATAATACGTTTATCCCTGGTGTTAGCATCGCGCCGGGCGCTAACGTTGATGACCGGCTAGCGGACGAACGTATTTTGCTGTTTGATTCGCAGGCACGCTTTCAGACGGATGGCACCATGCTGGTGGATGAGACCATTCAGGTTCAGTCGACCGGCGAGCAGATCAAACGAGGGATTTTCCGCACGCTCCCGCTAGTCTGGTATCGGCAGGACGGCAGTACGTTCCGGCTGGCATACCAGATTACGCAGGTGCTGCGAGATGGCGAGCCGGAAAGCTACAGCATCGATCAGGCGGGTGAACAGATTAAGGTATTGATTGGTCGTGCCGATCGTCAACTGCAACCCGGAGTCTACCGCTACCGTATTCAGTATCAGGTGAGTAACCATTTCAGCCGCTTTCCCAACTGGGATGAGCTGTATTGGAACGTCACCGGCAACGGTTGGAACTATCCCATCAATCAGGTGCGTTTTCGCCTGAACCTGCCGGAGCAAGCGGCGTTTCTCTCTGCCAGCGGTAAAGATACCCGCCTGCAATCGATTGATGTTTATACCGGTCCGGTGGGCAGGAAAGGCGACAACGCCCGCATTCTGGCAGATGGCAGTATCGAGACGCTCGCGCCGCTGCATTCGGGGGAAGGCGTAACGGTCGCCTACACCTGGCCGCGGAGTATTCTGGCTTCCGCCCCTGCACCGCAAGAGGATTCTCTGCTGGGGAATTGGCTTTCGCCCGCGTTGAAAAGCGGGATACTGTGGTTTCCTCCCTTTCTGATCGTGGCTTACTACCTGTTTTGGTGGAGTAAGCATATAACCCCCCTTGGCTTAACGAAACCCGCAGTCATGCCGTTGTATAGCGTTCCCAATGGCATTTATCCCGGCTATGTACGTTACCTCTGTCAACGAACCTACGATAACGTGGCTTTCTCCAGTGATGTCTTGGATCTGGTTGCCAGGCGTGCGATTGCGCTGACAAAAGTCATCCATAAGCCGAGAAAAAGCCGAAGTGGTATGACGCAGAGGCGAGAAGAGCAGTGGCTCACTCGCTTACCTGAAAGCGAGTCCATGACGCTGACACCTGAGGATAAACAGCTCCTCAGCACCTTGTTTCCCGGCAAGACGAAGAAACTGGATATTACGGAAACCAGTATGCGTTCGGTGCCAATGCAGAAGGCGCGTAAAGCTCAAGAGGCGCATTATGAAAAAATGCACCCGACGCTGTTTTTATCGATTGCAGGAGCTGTGAGGGCGGGTCTCGCGCTAAGCCTGTTGGTTCCGGTGCTGTATGGCTTTTTCTTCAATCTCTGGACGGCAATAAGCACGGTCATCGGCATGCCTTTCCTGCTGTTCAGTATGATGCTGTGTCTGCAATTAATTAAATACGCACGCTTTTCCGCGCAGCTAAAGAATAGTGAGAAAAGTAAAGCCTCGCTTTTTCTGGTGGTGGCCGGGTTTCTCTTCACACTGCCGTTTGGTCTCGGGCTGTTTCGCTTACTGACATCGTCTCAATTGCCGACAGACTATCAGGGGGCCTTATTGGTCAGCCTGTTATTGTGTCTGGGGTTCTTCTGCATCGTCCCGCGCCATACCCAGAAAGGGTTGAATGGTTTGGCCATAGCCAAAGGGATGACCTTGTACCTCCGCGCCGCAGAAGAGCGCCGTTATGAGACGCTGTATCCGCCCGATGAACGAGTGACTCATTTTGAACGTATGCTGCCTTATGCGCTGGCGTTGGGCGTGGGGGAAACCTGGGCCAATACGTTTGCTCAGTATCTGAAAAGCCACCAAATGGTCTCTGACGTGTTCTCCAGTACGCAGTGGGACGGCATTTCCCAGTTCAACAGCGCGTGTAGCGCCTCGTCAAGGACGGTGGTGAACTCCGGTTCTGGCGGGGGAGGCGGCAGTTCCAGTGGTTCGGGCTCTTCCGGCGGAGGCTCGTCGGGGGGCGGTTCCGGTGGCGGCGGTGGAGGCGGTTGGTAG
- a CDS encoding LysR substrate-binding domain-containing protein — MKLPSLASFRFFEAAAQTGSFVKAAESLHVTHGAVSRQIRLLEEALGVELFERRNRAIFLNAAGRSLHTVTQSVFEQLEGVVYRLQQGAQDDVLTLSCEPTIAMKWLIPRLPAFNQANPDIKLHLVAAGGPIDFVRSGVDLALRRDDFHWDPQTHGVKVCDEWMGPVSRDKAERKNSLEGMRLLYTGTRPKAWATWQRQTHVSIKGSVRADYEHFYLCIQAAVSGLGMAMASFLMVQDEIASGQLHAPYGFAQDGSAYYLLSPIPLEQNEKHVRFHTWLMQEVSTCLSGVEDAC, encoded by the coding sequence ATGAAACTTCCCTCGTTAGCCTCTTTTCGCTTCTTTGAAGCGGCCGCACAAACAGGTAGCTTTGTTAAAGCCGCCGAGTCCCTGCATGTCACGCATGGCGCCGTCAGCAGGCAGATCAGATTGCTGGAAGAGGCGCTGGGGGTTGAACTATTTGAACGACGTAACCGCGCGATCTTTTTAAACGCAGCGGGCCGTTCTTTGCATACGGTCACGCAGTCCGTTTTCGAGCAGCTCGAAGGGGTAGTTTATCGGCTACAGCAAGGTGCGCAGGATGACGTGCTGACGCTGTCATGCGAGCCCACGATTGCCATGAAATGGCTGATTCCACGGCTACCGGCGTTTAATCAGGCAAACCCCGATATCAAACTCCATCTGGTAGCGGCAGGCGGGCCGATTGATTTTGTGCGCAGCGGCGTTGACCTTGCGCTGCGGCGTGACGATTTTCACTGGGATCCGCAAACACATGGAGTAAAGGTGTGCGACGAATGGATGGGGCCGGTAAGTCGCGACAAAGCCGAGCGTAAAAACAGTCTGGAAGGGATGCGTTTGCTCTATACCGGAACGCGACCAAAAGCGTGGGCAACCTGGCAACGGCAGACGCATGTTTCCATCAAAGGCAGCGTCAGAGCGGACTACGAGCACTTCTATCTGTGTATTCAGGCGGCGGTCTCGGGGTTGGGCATGGCAATGGCGTCTTTCCTGATGGTGCAGGACGAGATTGCGAGCGGACAACTGCATGCTCCTTACGGATTTGCGCAGGATGGTTCAGCTTATTATCTGCTGTCGCCCATCCCTCTTGAGCAAAATGAGAAGCACGTACGATTTCATACCTGGCTAATGCAGGAAGTGTCCACCTGCCTTTCCGGGGTGGAGGACGCCTGTTAA
- a CDS encoding MFS transporter: MTAHSRETHFTTLNMIIAASLVGLVTGYTLPLISLKLAEHGHSTATLGVLAALPAAGMMLSSFVTPWLSRRLHASYLLSGSLIILAASTVASFLLSHPVSLIFPRLLTGLASGVLVVLGETWVTSRASDKHKATLTGLYAAVFTGCQLIGPLLIAAGESMQTYALWVICGISAACAFMLRNCATMVQAEESSSASYRDLIPFLPAIASGVLCFSFFDASILSLFPLYGMEQGLDEKSAILLVTLIFLGDAVFQTPIGWLADKCGIIKTHLSCGILFCVMLVLITFSFSSPTLLIPVCIVLGAAAGGLYTLSLVRAGQRFAGQRLIVMNSLLGLVWSAGSISGPLFSGAAITFYGYDGLIATLLLTGVLFVGIQGVLRKERLSRPLGEE, encoded by the coding sequence ATGACAGCACATTCCCGTGAAACCCATTTCACGACACTGAACATGATTATCGCCGCCTCGCTTGTGGGGCTGGTGACAGGATACACCCTGCCGCTGATCAGCCTGAAGCTGGCCGAGCACGGGCACAGCACGGCAACACTCGGCGTTCTGGCGGCCCTTCCGGCGGCAGGGATGATGCTATCTTCTTTCGTTACACCGTGGCTCAGTCGCCGTCTGCACGCCAGCTATCTGCTCTCCGGCAGCCTGATTATTCTGGCGGCATCCACCGTTGCCTCATTCCTGCTGTCACACCCTGTTTCGCTCATTTTCCCCCGTCTGTTAACCGGGCTCGCCTCGGGTGTTTTGGTGGTACTGGGAGAAACCTGGGTCACCAGTCGGGCTTCAGACAAACACAAAGCGACGCTGACAGGGCTGTATGCCGCCGTTTTCACCGGGTGTCAGCTGATAGGGCCGCTGCTTATTGCCGCTGGCGAGTCGATGCAAACCTATGCCCTGTGGGTCATTTGTGGCATCTCCGCCGCGTGTGCGTTCATGCTGAGGAACTGCGCCACGATGGTTCAGGCAGAGGAATCGTCCTCAGCGTCTTATCGGGATCTTATCCCTTTTCTCCCGGCCATCGCCTCTGGCGTGCTCTGCTTTTCCTTCTTCGATGCCAGCATACTTTCGCTCTTTCCGCTTTACGGCATGGAACAAGGTTTAGACGAAAAATCCGCGATCTTACTGGTTACGCTCATCTTTCTGGGCGATGCCGTCTTTCAGACGCCGATTGGCTGGCTGGCAGACAAATGCGGCATCATAAAAACCCACCTCAGCTGCGGCATCCTTTTCTGTGTGATGCTGGTACTGATCACCTTCTCGTTTTCCTCCCCTACACTTCTGATTCCCGTCTGTATCGTTCTGGGCGCTGCCGCAGGCGGGCTTTACACGCTGTCTTTGGTTCGGGCGGGGCAGCGGTTTGCCGGCCAGCGACTGATTGTGATGAATTCCCTTCTGGGGCTGGTGTGGTCTGCGGGCAGTATCAGCGGGCCTCTATTCTCCGGCGCAGCCATTACCTTTTACGGCTACGACGGCCTGATTGCCACCTTGCTGCTGACCGGCGTACTGTTTGTCGGCATACAGGGCGTATTAAGAAAAGAACGTTTATCGCGTCCACTGGGTGAAGAGTGA